The following proteins are co-located in the Bos indicus isolate NIAB-ARS_2022 breed Sahiwal x Tharparkar chromosome 8, NIAB-ARS_B.indTharparkar_mat_pri_1.0, whole genome shotgun sequence genome:
- the PHF24 gene encoding PHD finger protein 24 isoform X1, with product MGVLMSKRQTVEQVQKVSLAVSAFKDGLRDRPSIRRTGELPGSRRGTVEGSVQEVQEEKEAEASAPALQEESSVNRASWERLRDGRGVEPEEFDRTSHFTPPAFIRPTRKLDDDKPPDIRLEPREPVVNDEMCDVCEVWTAESLFPCRVCTRVFHDGCLRRMGYIQGDSAAEVTETAHTETGWSCHYCDNLNLLLTEEEMYSLTETFQQCKVIPDCSLTLEDFLRYRHQTAKRGNSDRALSEEQEEQAARQFAALDPEHRGHVEWPDFLSHESLLLLQQLRPQNSLLRLLTVKERERARATFLARGSGSTISEAECHRAQHSWFCKRPIEAPSCSVSVSHVGPIADSSPASSSSKSQDKAPLPTEPESRFVDWPTFLQESVIYILAARPNSLAIHLKPPG from the exons ATGGGGGTGTTGATGTCCAAGCGGCAGACGGTAGAACAGGTGCAGAAGGTGAGCCTGGCTGTGTCTGCCTTCAAGGATGGGCTGCGGGACAGGCCTTCCATCCGACGCACAGGTGAGCTTCCAGGGTCTCGCCGTGGCACAGTAGAGGGCTCTGTCCAAgaggtgcaggaggagaaagaagcagaggcAAGTGCCCCAGCACTCCAAGAAGAGAGCAGTGTCAACCGTGCCTCCTGGGAGAGGCTCCGGGATGGGCGTGGAGTGGAGCCTGAGGAGTTTGACAGGACCAGTCATTTTACACCCCCTGCCTTCATCCGCCCCACCCGGAAGCTGGATGACGACAAGCCTCCAGATATCCGCTTGGAGCCCAGAGAGCCT GTTGTTAATGATGAGATGTGTGATGTCTGTGAAGTCTGGACGGCCGAAAGTCTCTTCCCGTGCAGGGTCTGCACCAGGGTTTTCCATGATGGCTGCCTACGCCGCATGGGCTACATCCAGGGAGACAGTGCCGCAGAAGTGACCGAAACGGCCCACACGGAAACAGGCTGGAGCTGCCACTACTGT GACAATCTCAACTTGCTGCTAACTGAGGAGGAAATGTACAGCCTCACAGAGACCTTTCAGCAGTGTAAAGTTATCCCTG ACTGCTCCCTGACGCTGGAGGACTTCCTACGCTACCGCCACCAAACAGCAAAGAGAGGGAACAGTGACAGAGCTCTCAGTGAGGAACAAGAGGAGCAGGCAGCCCGCCAGTTTGCAGCCCTGGACCCTGAACACCGAGGACATGTCGAGTGGCCTGATTTTTTGTCCCACGAGTCCCTCCTGCTTCTACAGCAGTTGCGTCCCCAG AACTCTCTGTTAAGGCTTCTAACAGTCAAGGAGCGGGAGCGAGCCCGAGCCACCTTCCTGGCCCGGGGCAGCGGGAGCACGATCAGCGAGGCTGAATGCCACCGTGCCCAGCACTCTTGGTTCTGCAAACGCCCCATTGAGGCTCCTTCCTGCAGTGTCAG TGTCAGCCATGTGGGTCCCATAGCAGACAGCAGcccagccagcagcagcagcaagagtcagGACAAGGCCCCACTGCCCACAGAGCCTGAGTCCAG ATTCGTGGATTGGCCTACCTTCCTGCAGGAGAGTGTCATCTACATCTTGGCTGCTCGCCCCAACAGTTTGGCCATTCACCTGAAACCCCCAGGATAG
- the PHF24 gene encoding PHD finger protein 24 isoform X2, translated as MGCGTGLPSDAQVVNDEMCDVCEVWTAESLFPCRVCTRVFHDGCLRRMGYIQGDSAAEVTETAHTETGWSCHYCDNLNLLLTEEEMYSLTETFQQCKVIPDCSLTLEDFLRYRHQTAKRGNSDRALSEEQEEQAARQFAALDPEHRGHVEWPDFLSHESLLLLQQLRPQNSLLRLLTVKERERARATFLARGSGSTISEAECHRAQHSWFCKRPIEAPSCSVSVSHVGPIADSSPASSSSKSQDKAPLPTEPESRFVDWPTFLQESVIYILAARPNSLAIHLKPPG; from the exons ATGGGCTGCGGGACAGGCCTTCCATCCGACGCACAG GTTGTTAATGATGAGATGTGTGATGTCTGTGAAGTCTGGACGGCCGAAAGTCTCTTCCCGTGCAGGGTCTGCACCAGGGTTTTCCATGATGGCTGCCTACGCCGCATGGGCTACATCCAGGGAGACAGTGCCGCAGAAGTGACCGAAACGGCCCACACGGAAACAGGCTGGAGCTGCCACTACTGT GACAATCTCAACTTGCTGCTAACTGAGGAGGAAATGTACAGCCTCACAGAGACCTTTCAGCAGTGTAAAGTTATCCCTG ACTGCTCCCTGACGCTGGAGGACTTCCTACGCTACCGCCACCAAACAGCAAAGAGAGGGAACAGTGACAGAGCTCTCAGTGAGGAACAAGAGGAGCAGGCAGCCCGCCAGTTTGCAGCCCTGGACCCTGAACACCGAGGACATGTCGAGTGGCCTGATTTTTTGTCCCACGAGTCCCTCCTGCTTCTACAGCAGTTGCGTCCCCAG AACTCTCTGTTAAGGCTTCTAACAGTCAAGGAGCGGGAGCGAGCCCGAGCCACCTTCCTGGCCCGGGGCAGCGGGAGCACGATCAGCGAGGCTGAATGCCACCGTGCCCAGCACTCTTGGTTCTGCAAACGCCCCATTGAGGCTCCTTCCTGCAGTGTCAG TGTCAGCCATGTGGGTCCCATAGCAGACAGCAGcccagccagcagcagcagcaagagtcagGACAAGGCCCCACTGCCCACAGAGCCTGAGTCCAG ATTCGTGGATTGGCCTACCTTCCTGCAGGAGAGTGTCATCTACATCTTGGCTGCTCGCCCCAACAGTTTGGCCATTCACCTGAAACCCCCAGGATAG
- the PHF24 gene encoding PHD finger protein 24 isoform X3, with protein MGVEWSLRSLTGPVILHPLPSSAPPGSWMTTSLQISAWSPESLVCTRVFHDGCLRRMGYIQGDSAAEVTETAHTETGWSCHYCDNLNLLLTEEEMYSLTETFQQCKVIPDCSLTLEDFLRYRHQTAKRGNSDRALSEEQEEQAARQFAALDPEHRGHVEWPDFLSHESLLLLQQLRPQNSLLRLLTVKERERARATFLARGSGSTISEAECHRAQHSWFCKRPIEAPSCSVSVSHVGPIADSSPASSSSKSQDKAPLPTEPESRFVDWPTFLQESVIYILAARPNSLAIHLKPPG; from the exons ATGGGCGTGGAGTGGAGCCTGAGGAGTTTGACAGGACCAGTCATTTTACACCCCCTGCCTTCATCCGCCCCACCCGGAAGCTGGATGACGACAAGCCTCCAGATATCCGCTTGGAGCCCAGAGAGCCT GGTCTGCACCAGGGTTTTCCATGATGGCTGCCTACGCCGCATGGGCTACATCCAGGGAGACAGTGCCGCAGAAGTGACCGAAACGGCCCACACGGAAACAGGCTGGAGCTGCCACTACTGT GACAATCTCAACTTGCTGCTAACTGAGGAGGAAATGTACAGCCTCACAGAGACCTTTCAGCAGTGTAAAGTTATCCCTG ACTGCTCCCTGACGCTGGAGGACTTCCTACGCTACCGCCACCAAACAGCAAAGAGAGGGAACAGTGACAGAGCTCTCAGTGAGGAACAAGAGGAGCAGGCAGCCCGCCAGTTTGCAGCCCTGGACCCTGAACACCGAGGACATGTCGAGTGGCCTGATTTTTTGTCCCACGAGTCCCTCCTGCTTCTACAGCAGTTGCGTCCCCAG AACTCTCTGTTAAGGCTTCTAACAGTCAAGGAGCGGGAGCGAGCCCGAGCCACCTTCCTGGCCCGGGGCAGCGGGAGCACGATCAGCGAGGCTGAATGCCACCGTGCCCAGCACTCTTGGTTCTGCAAACGCCCCATTGAGGCTCCTTCCTGCAGTGTCAG TGTCAGCCATGTGGGTCCCATAGCAGACAGCAGcccagccagcagcagcagcaagagtcagGACAAGGCCCCACTGCCCACAGAGCCTGAGTCCAG ATTCGTGGATTGGCCTACCTTCCTGCAGGAGAGTGTCATCTACATCTTGGCTGCTCGCCCCAACAGTTTGGCCATTCACCTGAAACCCCCAGGATAG